A region from the Alnus glutinosa chromosome 5, dhAlnGlut1.1, whole genome shotgun sequence genome encodes:
- the LOC133867942 gene encoding non-specific lipid-transfer protein-like has translation MEKRILGCAVLAFGLMFLVLNASGRPSDDITCKDAVTALLPCQSFLVGSGPTTPTAACCLGAQNVLKQAATSEVRKALCECFKKAGKEMGVKPERAKQIPDLCKIDVPVPIDPNVDCSK, from the coding sequence ATGGAGAAGAGAATTCTGGGTTGTGCTGTATTGGCCTTTGGGTTGATGTTTTTAGTCCTAAATGCAAGTGGGAGACCTTCGGATGACATAACATGCAAGGATGCTGTAACGGCTTTGTTGCCGTGCCAGTCTTTTTTGGTGGGTTCTGGTCCAACGACACCAACTGCTGCTTGCTGCTTAGGTGCACAGAATGTTCTAAAACAAGCTGCCACCAGTGAAGTACGCAAGGCTCTGTGTGAGTGTTTTAAAAAGGCTGGAAAAGAGATGGGTGTTAAGCCTGAGAGAGCTAAACAGATTCCCGATCTTTGCAAGATCGATGTTCCTGTACCCATTGACCCTAATGTAGACTGCAGCAAgtaa
- the LOC133868200 gene encoding non-specific lipid-transfer protein-like, producing the protein MEKKMMGFAVMAFGLMFLVLNASGRPSDGMSCKDAVTALLPCQSFLVGSSPPPPTAACCAGAQNVLQQLKAATGEVRKALCECILNVGKEKGVIPERAKQVPELCKINVHPNVDCNK; encoded by the coding sequence atggagaagaaaatgatggGTTTTGCTGTAATGGCCTTCGGGTTGATGTTTTTGGTCCTAAATGCAAGTGGGAGACCTTCGGATGGCATGTCATGCAAGGATGCTGTAACGGCTTTGTTGCCGTGCCAGTCATTTTTGGTGGGTTCTAGCCCACCGCCACCCACTGCTGCCTGCTGCGCAGGTGCACAGAATGTTCTACAACAATTAAAAGCTGCCACCGGTGAAGTACGCAAGGCTTTGTGTGAGTGTATCCTAAATGTTGGAAAAGAGAAGGGTGTTATACCCGAGAGAGCTAAACAAGTTCCTGAGCTCTGCAAGATCAACGTTCACCCCAATGTGGACTGCAACaagtaa
- the LOC133868706 gene encoding RPM1-interacting protein 4-like, whose amino-acid sequence MAQHSHVPKFGNWDDNDNIPYTVYFENARKDKGGVKIINPNDPEENPEAFMSMREGLEINAVHAKSNNSVSSLEKPHKIKGRHSRPPAHPRNSSSSNQQKSGSHRSITSESASDRSGSDYSLMQPGHRRGMSDMKKKKKKNSSDGSNSFSTSVAGHARERTGSYSSAAQTHHRVPSVPKFGAWDELDPKSGEGFTVIFNKVKEEKQIAASQNAAMRPTQSSYYSNAAHGQGHGRSSSRSKICCCLFSSGSE is encoded by the exons ATGGct CAACACTCACACGTCCCAAAATTTGGCAACTGGGACGACAACGATAACATACCTTACACCGTCTACTTTGAAAATGCACGAAAAGATAAAGGCGGGGTGAAGATCATTAACCCAAACGATCCAGAGGAGAATCCAGAGGCCTTCATGTCCATGAGAGAAGGCTTGGAAATCAATGCAGTTCATGCCAAATCCAATAACTCAGTTTCTTCTTTAGAAAAACCCCACAAAATTAAGGGACGACATTCAAGGCCCCCTGCTCATCCTAGGAACAGTAGTAGTTCTAACCAACAAAAAAGTGGTAGCCATAGGAGCATCACGTCAGAATCTGCAAGCGATAGAAGCGGCTCTGATTATTCACTCATGCAGCCTGGTCATCGACGTGGGATGTCTgacatgaagaagaagaagaagaagaattcgTCTGATGGAAGCAATAGCTTCTCTACGTCAGTGGCTGGACATGCTCGAGAGAGAACTGGAAGTTACTCCTCTGCTGCTCAAACT CATCATAGAGTACCATCTGTACCCAAATTTGGGGCTTGGGATGAATTGGACCCTAAATCAGGAGAAGGATTTACTGTCATATTCAACAAAGTGaaagaggaaaaacaaattGCGGCTTCCCAGAACGCAGCAATGCGGCCAACGCAATCAAGCTATTATTCGAATGCCGCCCATGGCCAAGGACATGGACGATCTTCCTCTAGAtcaaag ATATGTTGCTGTCTGTTTTCAAGTGGAAGTGAGTGA
- the LOC133868199 gene encoding non-specific lipid-transfer protein-like — MTARAEIKPEEASVERAIGFLYEGEWYCSVKRWWWEKSEKQQSLVQKRMEKKIMGFAVLAFGLMFLVLNASGRPSDDISCKDAVTALLPCQSFLVGSGPTTPTAACCVGAQSVLKQAATSEVRRALCECFKKVGKDMGVKPERAKQIPDLCKINVPVNIDPNVDCSK; from the exons ATGACAGCCAGAGCGGAAATTAAGCCTGAGGAGGCATCGGTGGAAAGGGCAATTGGGTTTCTCTACGAGGGTGAGTGGTATTGCAGTGTAAAGAGATGGTGGTGGGAAAAGAGTG AAAAGCAACAATCTTTAGTTCAAAAGAGAATGGAGAAGAAAATTATGGGTTTTGCTGTATTGGCCTTTGGGTTGATGTTTTTGGTCCTAAATGCAAGTGGAAGACCTTCGGATGATATATCATGTAAGGATGCTGTAACGGCTTTGTTGCCGTGCCAGTCGTTTTTGGTGGGTTCTGGCCCAACGACGCCTACTGCTGCTTGCTGCGTAGGTGCACAGAGTGTACTAAAACAAGCTGCTACCAGTGAAGTACGCAGGGCTCTGTGTGAGTGTTTCAAAAAGGTTGGAAAAGATATGGGTGTTAAGCCTGAGAGAGCTAAACAGATCCCCGATCTCTGCAAGATCAACGTTCCTGTAAACATTGACCCCAATGTGGACTGCAGCAAGtaa
- the LOC133868464 gene encoding EH domain-containing protein 2, with amino-acid sequence MEIGSGPIASCSKDHQKIYQEWFNFADSDGDGRITGNDATKFFSMSKLSRSELKQVWAIADSKRQGFLGFTDFITAMQLVSLAQAGHELTPDTIKTAADIENIKPPLLEGLDDLVAKTKALTINGHLEVNGFVQPQPPSTQWFGSKSAKKLPPNAVTSIIDGLNRLYIEKLKPLEVTYRFNDFVSPLMTHSDFDAKPMVMLLGQYSTGKTTFIKHLLRCNYPGAHIGPEPTTDRFVVVMSGPDERSIPGNTIAVNAEMPFGGLTTFGGAFLSKFECSQMPHPLLDQITFVDTPGVLSGEKQRTQRSYDFTGVISWFAAKCDLILLLFDPHKLDISDEFKRVIASLRGNDDKIRVVLNKADQVDTQQLMRVYGALMWSLGKVLNTPEVVRVYIGSFNDKPVDEGTEGPIGRDLFEKEQDDLLADLIDIPKKACDRRINEFVKRARAAKIHAYIISHLKKEMPAMMGKAKTQQRLIDNLEDEFGKVQREFHLPAGDFPNVEHFREVLNGYSIDKFEKLKPKMIQAVDDMLGYEIPELLKNFRNPYD; translated from the exons ATGGAGATAGGATCGGGTCCGATCGCTTCGTGCTCCAAAGACCACCAGAAGATCTACCAGGAATGGTTCAACTTTGCTGATTCAG ATGGAGATGGTCGGATTACTGGAAATGACGCCACTAAGTTCTTCTCCATGTCGAAGTTATCTCGGTCAGAACTCAAGCAG GTGTGGGCAATTGCAGATTCAAAGCGACAAGGGTTTTTGGGCTTTACTGATTTCATCACTGCGATGCAG CTGGTTTCCCTGGCACAAGCAGGACACGAATTAACCCCAGATACCATTAAAACTGCAG CTGACATCGAGAATATCAAACCTCCATTGCTGGAAGGTTTGGATGATTTAGTAGCT aaAACCAAGGCTTTGACGATAAATGGCCACCTTGAAGTAAATG GTTTCGTTCAGCCCCAACCACCATCAACTCAATGGTTTGGTTCAAAATCAGCAAAGAAG CTTCCTCCCAATGCAGTTACATCAATCATTGATGGCTTGAACAGATTGTACATTGAAAAGCTAAAGCCACTGGAAGTAACATATCgttttaatgattttgtttctcCCTTGATG ACTCACAGTGATTTTGATGCTAAGCCCATGGTCATGCTTTTGGGTCAATATTCAACAGGAAAGACaacatttataaaacatttgCTAAGATGCAACTACCCAG GAGCTCACATTGGACCAGAGCCTACCACTGAcagatttgttgttgttatg TCTGGACCTGATGAGAGGAGTATTCCTGGGAACACTATAGCTGTTAATGCAGAGATGCCATTTGGTGGGTTGACAACTTTTGGAGGAGCATTCTTATCAAAATTTGAGTGTTCTCAAATGCCTCATCCT TTGTTAGATCAAATTACATTTGTAGACACTCCTGGGGTTCTATCTGGAGAAAAGCAACGAACACAAAGGAGTTATGATTTCACTGGTGTTATATCATGGTTTGCAGCAAAATGTGatcttattcttcttttatttgatCCCCATAAACTTGATATCAGTGATGAGTTCAAACGTGTCATTGCATCTCTACGCGGTAACGATGACAAAATACGCGTTGTTCTAAATAAAGCTGACCAAGTTGATACCCAACAA CTGATGAGAGTTTATGGGGCATTGATGTGGTCACTCGGAAAAGTTTTAAATACTCCAGAGGTTGTGCGTGTTTATATTGG CTCATTCAATGACAAGCCAGTTGATGAGGGAACGGAGGGCCCTATAGGGCGGGATCTTTTTGAGAAAGAACAAGATGATCTCCTTGCAGATTTGATTGATATTCCAAAGAAGGCTTGTGACCGTCGA ATCAATGAATTTGTGAAACGTGCTAGAGCTGCTAAGATCCACGCCTATATAATTAGTCATCTCAAGAAGGAGATGCCTGCCATGATGGGCAAAGCTAAGACTCAACAACGACTTATTGATAATCTAGAAGATGAATTTGgaaag GTCCAGAGGGAGTTCCATCTTCCGGCAGGTGACTTTCCAAATGTTGAGCACTTCAGGGAGGTCTTGAATGGTTATAGCATCGACAAATTTGAGAAATTGAAGCCGAAGATGATTCAAGCGGTAGATGATATGCTTGGATATGAAATCCCAGAGCTCTTGAAGAATTTTAGAAATCCTTATGACTAA
- the LOC133868202 gene encoding uncharacterized protein LOC133868202 yields the protein MDGPSTSSSNFDAVNGVDIMDDEPNLDNMDDDEDEDDGPRYTREVLEELENSFHRLFSVLQELNYTIQHMDRVVRIPQRTSSLTGAMWIHWVLSNPNPNTCYERFRMFPPTFMKLCCTLKHNGYLRSSRYVKITEQVAAFCLIVAQAQSQRTVCDRLQRSTATISKYCHRVCKALCRLGKTIIQPCSTEIPHPYVARDSRYYPWFKYCIGAIDGTHLMARVTNHSDVPFRGKSSTPTQNVMCVTNLDLCFTFVCSGWEGSAHDARIFTETINDPTMNFPTPDEGYYYLVDSAYGCYKGFLPPYRNERYHLETFRRGRPQPRTDKELFNYRHSSLRSTVERTFGILKNRFPILENMPLYEVPDQRLLQLHPKGLWGY from the exons ATGGATGGCCCTAGTACATCGAGCTCGAACTTCGACGCTGTAAACGGGGTAGATATTATGGATGACGAACCCAATTTGGATAACATGGATGACGATGAAGATGAAGACGATGGGCCAAGATACACACGAGAGGTCCTTGAGGAGTTAGAGAACTCATTTCATAGACTGTTCAGTGTGCTTCAAGAGTTGAATTATACGATACAACACATGGACCGAGTTGTGCGCATTCCGCAACGCACGTCTTCCTTGACAGGCGCAATGTGGATCCATTGGGTTTTGAGCAATCCTAACCCGAATACATGCTATGAGCGCTTCAGAATGTTTCCTCCTACATTCATGAAACTATGTTGCACCTTAAAACATAATGGTTATCTCAGAAGTAGCCGCTATGTTAAAATCACTGAGCAAGTAGCAGCCTTTTGCCTAATAGTTGCACAGGCCCAGTCACAGAGGACGGTGTGTGACAGGCTGCAGCGATCAACTGCCACAATTAGCAAATATTGTCATCGCGTATGCAAGGCACTTTGTAGGTTGGGAAAGACGATCATACAACCTTGTAGCACTGAGATTCCTCATCCTTACGTCGCCCGTGATTCGCGATATTACCCGTGGTTTAAG TATTGTATAGGTGCTATAGATGGCACACATCTGATGGCGCGCGTGACGAATCATAGTGACGTCCCTTTTCGAGGCAAAAGCTCAACCCCGACACAAAATGTGATGTGCGTGACGAACCTTGACCTTTGTTTCACATTTGTATGCAGTGGTTGGGAGGGTAGCGCACACGACGCAAGAATTTTCACTGAGACAATAAACGATCCAACCATGAACTTCCCAACGCCAGACGAAG GATATTATTATTTAGTGGATTCGGCTTATGGTTGCTACAAGGGGTTCCTGCCTCCATATCGAAACGAAAGATACCACTTGGAAACCTTTCGCCGGGGACGACCCCAACCCAGGACTGATAAAGAGTTGTTTAACTACCGACACTCTTCATTGCGATCGACAGTGGAGCGGACGTTTGGGATTTTGAAGAATCGGTTCCCAATTCTGGAAAATATGCCCCTGTACGAGGTACCGGACCAACGGTTACTACAACTTCATCCGAAAGGACTGTGGGGATATTGA